Proteins encoded by one window of Desulfovibrio ferrophilus:
- a CDS encoding DMT family transporter, with amino-acid sequence MLKGFICAIISACCYGTLPILGKLGYAMGMETYEMLSYRFGLGTLMLALWLAATNPRALRIAPHTLLKAVALGTCIYPLQSICFLSALKYITASTTTLILYFYPICVTLLSAVLFKMRLDRKVIISLVIVTTGCALVFYDAFSQSVSSMGLAYALGAMAIFSLYLVASQVILKDEPPLTVCLYVLAAATVVFTILAGPPKLAEMTWPKATLALAFGFFPTLLAVSLLYTAIDLVGSAYTSIFSTMEPVTTVALAFLVLGEPIAPWQLAGAACIIAGIVLPNLGLIRRKTIVSA; translated from the coding sequence ATGCTCAAGGGATTCATCTGCGCCATCATCTCCGCCTGCTGCTACGGCACCCTGCCCATCCTGGGCAAACTGGGCTATGCCATGGGCATGGAGACCTACGAAATGCTCTCCTACCGATTCGGATTGGGCACCCTCATGCTGGCTCTGTGGCTGGCAGCCACCAATCCCCGGGCACTTCGCATTGCTCCCCATACCCTGCTCAAGGCCGTGGCCCTTGGCACCTGCATCTATCCCCTGCAAAGCATCTGTTTTCTATCTGCGTTGAAATACATCACCGCCTCCACCACGACCCTGATCCTGTATTTCTATCCCATCTGCGTCACACTGCTGTCCGCCGTGCTCTTCAAAATGCGCCTGGACAGAAAAGTCATTATATCCCTGGTCATCGTCACCACAGGTTGTGCTCTGGTTTTTTACGACGCCTTTTCACAGTCGGTCAGCAGCATGGGGCTGGCCTACGCCTTGGGTGCCATGGCAATCTTCTCGCTGTACCTCGTCGCCTCACAGGTCATACTGAAGGACGAACCACCCCTGACCGTGTGCCTCTATGTGCTGGCTGCGGCCACAGTGGTGTTCACGATACTGGCTGGTCCTCCAAAGCTCGCGGAAATGACCTGGCCCAAGGCAACTCTGGCGCTGGCGTTTGGATTCTTCCCCACCTTGCTGGCTGTGAGTCTCCTGTACACGGCCATCGACCTTGTGGGCAGCGCTTACACTTCCATCTTCTCCACCATGGAGCCCGTGACCACCGTCGCCCTGGCCTTCCTGGTTCTGGGCGAACCCATCGCCCCCTGGCAATTGGCCGGGGCCGCATGCATCATCGCAGGAATCGTACTGCCAAACCTGGGCCTCATCCGCCGAAAAACCATTGTCTCAGCATAA
- a CDS encoding SurA N-terminal domain-containing protein translates to MLDGLRQNAGSWVIKILFGVIILAFVFAYGSGTLGGKGGGVLAYLGETPIMITDFQSRLRRELDAVRTQMPGLSNEDISQMRIKDRVLANMVNSTLIRQQALELGLAVSDAELQKRIVSYQVFRGKDGRFDTGIYRAVLRGSNMTPADFETGMRQDIMAEKLQKYLDMTVVVDDAEVRDFFQYGGERVAIDYLLFPWEDFAAEVQSSDEQVEKYYADNQDRFRRPARATLQYLQFTPQALSGVQTVSAEEIKTYYDTHQDEFARPEQVRARHILLKLDAGAPEAEVKDVRTKLLRLKARLAKGSTFEELAKKYSEGPSNATGGDLGWFSRGMMVGPFEEAAFSLKPGEVSEPIRTKFGWHLLKLEDHRDEGVKALAEAESDIRSSLAEDKAADALSDKLDQAIGQIIVGDTLVKVAEGLGMTLESTGAMTKDMLVQRLGIDAESVQLLFDLETGKASETPLSIEGGYLLAAKSKFVESTVAPLDEVKGVIVETLRREGALTLAQEKADSVLTELVDPAKAKAALVQYKAKLATSKPFARRGLIPELGMNPELVEAAFAGTEGQWLDKSYSVGSGYALARLVERVAPPEELWERQKELLRTQIQQAKTNEMFMAYLSGLRDKIELKVVQPQLLEN, encoded by the coding sequence ATGCTAGATGGACTGCGGCAGAATGCCGGATCATGGGTCATCAAGATTCTATTCGGCGTCATCATCCTGGCGTTCGTTTTTGCCTACGGTTCCGGTACCCTCGGTGGCAAGGGTGGAGGCGTATTGGCCTACCTGGGCGAGACGCCCATCATGATCACCGATTTCCAGTCGCGCCTGCGTCGTGAACTCGATGCTGTGCGGACCCAGATGCCTGGTTTGTCCAACGAGGACATTTCGCAGATGCGGATCAAGGACCGGGTTCTGGCGAATATGGTGAACTCCACACTCATTCGTCAGCAGGCCCTGGAGTTGGGTCTGGCCGTGAGCGACGCCGAACTGCAGAAGCGCATCGTTTCCTATCAGGTCTTCCGCGGCAAGGATGGCCGTTTCGATACGGGCATCTACCGCGCAGTGCTGCGGGGCAGCAACATGACTCCCGCAGACTTTGAAACCGGTATGCGTCAGGATATCATGGCCGAGAAACTCCAGAAGTATCTGGATATGACCGTGGTCGTGGATGACGCTGAAGTGCGCGATTTCTTCCAGTATGGTGGCGAGCGAGTTGCCATCGACTATCTGCTTTTTCCCTGGGAAGATTTTGCTGCTGAGGTTCAGTCCTCCGACGAACAGGTTGAAAAATACTACGCCGACAATCAGGACCGCTTCAGGCGTCCGGCCCGCGCGACGCTGCAATACCTGCAGTTCACGCCCCAGGCGCTTTCCGGAGTCCAGACGGTTTCAGCTGAAGAGATCAAGACCTACTATGATACACATCAGGATGAGTTTGCCCGCCCCGAACAGGTCCGGGCCAGACACATTCTGCTCAAGCTGGATGCCGGTGCCCCTGAGGCTGAAGTCAAGGATGTACGCACCAAGTTGCTGCGTCTGAAGGCTCGTCTGGCCAAGGGGTCTACTTTCGAGGAGCTGGCTAAGAAATATTCCGAAGGCCCCAGCAACGCCACCGGCGGCGATTTGGGCTGGTTCTCACGCGGCATGATGGTTGGTCCCTTTGAGGAGGCTGCTTTCTCTCTGAAGCCTGGTGAGGTCAGTGAGCCCATTCGTACCAAATTCGGTTGGCATCTGCTCAAACTCGAGGATCACCGCGACGAGGGTGTCAAGGCCTTGGCAGAAGCCGAGTCCGACATCCGTTCCTCCCTGGCTGAGGATAAGGCTGCTGATGCCCTGTCCGACAAGCTCGATCAGGCCATCGGCCAGATCATCGTGGGTGACACTCTGGTCAAGGTTGCCGAAGGATTGGGGATGACCCTGGAGTCCACCGGTGCCATGACCAAGGATATGTTGGTCCAGCGCCTGGGCATCGATGCCGAGAGCGTTCAGTTGCTGTTTGATTTGGAGACCGGCAAGGCCTCCGAAACGCCTTTGAGCATCGAAGGTGGTTATCTGTTGGCGGCCAAGTCCAAGTTCGTCGAGTCTACCGTGGCTCCTCTGGACGAGGTCAAGGGCGTTATCGTCGAGACCCTGAGACGTGAGGGCGCTTTGACGCTGGCTCAGGAGAAAGCGGATTCCGTGCTGACCGAGTTGGTCGATCCTGCCAAGGCCAAAGCCGCTCTGGTGCAGTACAAGGCCAAACTTGCCACCAGCAAGCCCTTCGCCCGCCGTGGACTGATTCCCGAGCTCGGTATGAATCCCGAACTGGTGGAAGCAGCCTTTGCCGGAACTGAGGGCCAGTGGCTGGATAAGAGCTATTCCGTGGGCAGCGGCTATGCCCTCGCCCGTTTGGTGGAGCGGGTTGCTCCGCCTGAAGAATTGTGGGAACGCCAGAAGGAACTGCTCCGTACGCAGATTCAGCAGGCCAAGACCAATGAGATGTTCATGGCATACCTCTCGGGGCTGCGTGACAAGATTGAACTCAAGGTCGTGCAACCCCAGCTTCTGGAAAACTGA
- a CDS encoding aconitate hydratase, with protein sequence MPQNLTQKIIDAHRITGEMTPGSEVALRIDQTLTQDATGTMAYLQFEAMGVPRVRTELSVSYVDHNTLQMGFRNPDDHRYLRTVAARYGVVYSPAGTGICHQLHLENFARPGRTLIGSDSHTPTAGGVGCLAMGAGGLSVALAMAGEPYTISMPKVVRIWLEGELTGWAAAKDIILHLLGELSVKGGVGRVMEFAGPGVASLSVPERATITNMGAELGATTSIFPSDEQTRSFFKAMGREDEFELLLADEDAEYDEEVRIDLSTLEPLVAAPHMPDVRMTVRELAGKKVDQSAIGSCTNSSYADLKTVAQMLDGQRIKPETDLLVSPGSKQVLNMLAAEGLISPMLTAGARLLECTCGPCIGMGGSPVSSGVSVRTFNRNFEGRSGTQDGQVYLASPQTAAMCALKGEFTDPATWGEPPAKPEFPAEVPSIRHLFLMPPADGSEVEVLRGPNIVPLENFEALTETLETTVQLKVADNITTDHILPAGPQITALRSNIPAISEYIYSRVDADFVSRIREAGGGVIVGGENYGQGSSREHAALGPRHLGVAAVIVKSLARIHRANLVNFGILPLTFVNPGDYERLEQGAALTVPVGSITPGGEIEVQVAGIGGVLLQNDLTENELAIIQSGGLLNFVRAQADHA encoded by the coding sequence ATGCCTCAGAACCTGACCCAGAAGATCATCGACGCCCATCGCATCACCGGGGAGATGACCCCCGGATCTGAAGTCGCACTGCGCATCGACCAGACTTTGACCCAGGACGCAACAGGCACCATGGCCTATCTTCAGTTCGAAGCCATGGGCGTGCCTCGTGTACGCACCGAACTATCGGTGAGTTACGTGGACCACAACACGCTACAAATGGGATTCCGCAACCCGGACGATCATCGTTATCTGCGCACAGTGGCTGCGCGTTACGGTGTGGTCTACTCTCCTGCGGGTACCGGTATCTGCCATCAACTGCACCTCGAGAATTTTGCCCGCCCCGGGCGGACCCTCATTGGCTCGGACAGCCATACCCCCACAGCGGGTGGTGTGGGTTGCCTGGCCATGGGGGCTGGCGGTCTGTCTGTGGCTCTGGCCATGGCGGGTGAGCCCTATACCATCTCCATGCCCAAGGTCGTCCGCATCTGGCTGGAAGGAGAACTGACCGGCTGGGCAGCCGCCAAGGACATCATTCTGCATCTGTTGGGAGAGCTGAGCGTGAAGGGCGGCGTGGGCCGTGTCATGGAATTCGCCGGTCCCGGCGTTGCGAGCCTCAGCGTACCCGAGCGCGCCACCATCACCAATATGGGGGCTGAACTCGGCGCCACCACTTCGATCTTCCCCAGTGATGAGCAAACCCGCTCCTTCTTCAAGGCCATGGGACGTGAGGATGAGTTTGAGCTCCTGTTGGCCGATGAGGACGCCGAGTACGACGAAGAAGTGCGTATCGATCTTTCCACCCTTGAGCCTCTGGTCGCCGCTCCGCACATGCCCGACGTGCGCATGACCGTGCGTGAACTGGCGGGCAAGAAGGTTGATCAGTCGGCCATCGGCTCCTGCACCAACTCCTCTTACGCGGACTTGAAGACCGTGGCCCAGATGCTGGACGGTCAACGTATCAAGCCCGAGACCGATCTGCTGGTGTCGCCCGGCTCCAAACAAGTATTGAACATGCTGGCTGCCGAGGGGCTGATTTCTCCCATGCTCACCGCCGGTGCGCGCCTGCTGGAATGTACCTGCGGCCCTTGCATCGGTATGGGTGGTTCGCCAGTCTCCAGCGGTGTGTCCGTGCGAACGTTCAATCGCAATTTCGAGGGACGTTCCGGCACTCAGGACGGGCAGGTTTATCTGGCCAGCCCGCAGACTGCCGCCATGTGCGCCCTTAAGGGTGAGTTTACGGACCCGGCCACCTGGGGTGAGCCACCGGCCAAGCCCGAGTTCCCGGCCGAGGTGCCGTCAATTCGTCATCTGTTCCTGATGCCGCCAGCCGATGGCTCCGAAGTGGAGGTCCTGCGTGGGCCCAACATCGTGCCTCTGGAGAACTTCGAAGCACTGACGGAGACTTTGGAAACGACGGTGCAATTGAAGGTGGCCGACAACATCACGACGGACCACATTCTGCCTGCCGGGCCACAGATCACTGCGTTGCGCTCCAATATTCCGGCCATCAGCGAGTATATCTACTCCCGCGTGGACGCGGACTTCGTGTCCCGCATCCGTGAAGCCGGAGGCGGCGTCATCGTGGGTGGGGAAAACTACGGCCAGGGCTCCTCGCGTGAGCACGCAGCTCTTGGCCCGCGTCATCTTGGCGTTGCCGCCGTGATTGTCAAATCTCTTGCACGCATTCACCGTGCGAATCTGGTGAACTTCGGTATTCTGCCACTGACATTTGTAAATCCTGGTGATTACGAGCGGTTGGAGCAGGGTGCAGCCCTGACGGTGCCTGTTGGTTCCATTACGCCAGGGGGCGAAATCGAGGTTCAAGTTGCCGGAATCGGTGGTGTGTTGCTCCAAAATGATTTGACGGAAAATGAACTGGCTATTATTCAGTCAGGCGGCCTCCTGAACTTTGTCCGCGCTCAAGCTGACCACGCGTAA
- the sat gene encoding sulfate adenylyltransferase: MSKLVPPHGGKGLVECLLTGAELAAEQKKAEGLKQIEISNRAKGDLIMMGIGGFSPLDGFMTKADWKSVCENFTMADGTFWPVPVCLDTDADVAVGEEIALVNKGVVYATMQVTEKFEMTEEDKKWECEKVYRGEGEESEGENFWKIAPEDHPGVQMVLAQGKFNLAGPVKVLSEGDYAAKFPGVYLRPSETRAMFEERGWSTVSALQLRNPMHRSHEFLAKISIEVCDGCLIHSLIGNLKPGDIPAEVRVKCIQILIDNYFVADNVINAGYPLDMRYAGPREGLLHAAFRQNYGVSHMLIGRDHAGVGDFYGLFEAQQIFDRVPTNGPGKDLICQPMKIDWTFYCFKCDGMASLRTCPHTKEDRVILSGTKLRKALSEGAEVVDHFGRDEVLVELRKYYAGLTEKVEVKMQGAASGDVMK; this comes from the coding sequence ATGTCCAAACTCGTTCCCCCTCATGGTGGTAAAGGCCTGGTTGAATGCCTGCTGACCGGCGCTGAGCTGGCTGCTGAGCAGAAAAAGGCCGAAGGCCTGAAGCAGATTGAAATTTCCAACCGCGCCAAAGGCGACCTGATCATGATGGGCATCGGCGGATTCTCTCCGCTGGACGGCTTCATGACCAAGGCTGACTGGAAGAGCGTTTGTGAGAACTTCACCATGGCCGACGGCACCTTCTGGCCCGTTCCGGTCTGCCTGGACACTGATGCTGACGTGGCCGTTGGCGAAGAGATCGCCCTGGTCAACAAAGGCGTTGTCTACGCGACCATGCAGGTCACCGAGAAGTTCGAGATGACCGAAGAAGACAAGAAGTGGGAATGCGAGAAAGTTTATCGCGGTGAGGGCGAAGAGTCCGAAGGCGAGAACTTCTGGAAGATCGCTCCTGAAGATCACCCCGGCGTGCAGATGGTTCTGGCTCAGGGCAAGTTCAACCTGGCCGGTCCTGTGAAAGTGCTGTCCGAGGGCGACTACGCTGCGAAGTTCCCCGGCGTTTACCTCCGTCCTTCCGAGACCCGTGCCATGTTCGAAGAGCGCGGCTGGAGCACTGTTTCCGCCCTGCAGCTTCGTAACCCCATGCACCGCTCTCACGAGTTCCTGGCCAAGATCTCCATCGAAGTGTGTGACGGCTGCCTGATCCACTCCCTGATCGGCAACCTGAAGCCCGGCGATATCCCGGCCGAAGTCCGCGTGAAGTGCATTCAGATCCTGATCGACAACTACTTCGTTGCTGACAACGTCATCAACGCTGGTTACCCCCTGGACATGCGTTACGCTGGTCCTCGCGAAGGCCTGCTGCACGCTGCCTTCCGTCAGAACTACGGCGTTTCCCACATGCTGATCGGTCGTGACCACGCTGGTGTTGGCGACTTCTACGGCCTGTTCGAAGCTCAGCAGATCTTCGACCGCGTGCCCACCAATGGTCCTGGCAAGGATCTGATCTGCCAGCCCATGAAGATTGACTGGACCTTCTACTGCTTCAAGTGCGACGGCATGGCTTCCCTGCGTACCTGCCCTCACACCAAGGAAGATCGCGTCATCCTGTCCGGTACCAAGCTGCGTAAGGCCCTCTCCGAGGGTGCTGAAGTGGTCGATCACTTCGGTCGCGACGAAGTCCTCGTCGAGCTGCGCAAGTACTACGCTGGCCTGACCGAAAAGGTCGAGGTCAAGATGCAGGGCGCTGCTTCCGGCGACGTCATGAAATAG
- the aprB gene encoding adenylyl-sulfate reductase subunit beta produces MPTFVDPSKCDGCKGGEKTACMYICPNDLMILDPEEMKAYNQEPDACWECYSCVKICPQGAITARPYADFAPMGGTSIPMRSSEDIMWTIKFRNGDVKRFKFPIRTTPEGSIKPYEGKPEPGDIESELLFTETALVAPKEALGKKFEITDDTKTQCWADIPCEDGANR; encoded by the coding sequence ATGCCGACTTTTGTTGACCCTTCGAAGTGCGATGGATGCAAGGGTGGCGAGAAGACCGCTTGCATGTACATCTGCCCGAATGACCTCATGATCCTCGACCCCGAGGAAATGAAGGCCTACAACCAGGAGCCTGATGCATGCTGGGAGTGTTACTCCTGCGTGAAGATCTGCCCCCAGGGCGCTATCACTGCTCGCCCTTACGCTGACTTTGCCCCCATGGGCGGTACTTCCATCCCCATGCGTTCTTCCGAGGACATCATGTGGACCATCAAGTTCCGCAATGGCGACGTCAAGCGCTTCAAATTCCCCATCCGCACCACCCCTGAAGGCTCCATTAAGCCTTACGAGGGCAAGCCTGAGCCGGGCGACATTGAGTCCGAGCTTCTGTTCACCGAGACCGCACTTGTTGCTCCCAAGGAAGCCCTTGGCAAGAAGTTCGAGATCACCGATGACACCAAGACCCAGTGCTGGGCTGACATCCCGTGCGAGGACGGCGCCAACCGCTAG
- the aprA gene encoding adenylyl-sulfate reductase subunit alpha → MPRIPMKEAVKGIAIAEPTIVEHEVDILMIGGGMGNCGTAWEAVCWADKFAPEAKIMMVDKAAIERGGAVAQGLSAINTYMGKNDPDDYVRMVRTDLMGLVREDLIFDLGRHVDDSVHHFEEWGLPVWCKDENNKNLDGAQAKAAGLSLRTGATPVNSGRWQIMINGESYKCIVAEAAKNALGEERYMERIFVVKLLLDANTPNRIAGCVAMDARENKVHIFKANAISIACGGAVNVYRPRSTGEGMGRAWYPVWNAGTTYTLVAQAGGEMTMMENRFVPARFKDGYGPVGAWFLLFKAKATNYKGEDYCETNRAMLKPYEERGYAKGHIIPTCLRNHMMLREMREGRGPIYMDTKTALQKAFETMTPAEQKHLEAEAWEDFLDMCVGQANLWAATNCAPEVRGSEIMPTEPYLLGSHSGCCGIWCSGPDEEWVPEDYKVRASNGKVYNRMTTVEGLWTCADGVGASGHKFSSGSHAEGRIVGKQMVRWYLDHKDFTPTLKESAEDLKKEIYRPFYNYEAGKHASTDPVVNPEYISPKNFMMRLVKCTDEYGGGVGTYYTTSKALLDTGFWLMEMLEEDSMKLAARDLHELLRCWENYHRLWTVRLHMQHIQFREESRYPGFYYRGDFMGLDDAKWHCFVNSKYDPEKGETAIFKKPYYQIIPD, encoded by the coding sequence ATGCCTCGTATTCCTATGAAAGAAGCGGTGAAGGGCATTGCCATCGCCGAGCCCACCATCGTTGAGCATGAAGTAGACATCCTCATGATTGGTGGCGGCATGGGCAACTGCGGTACCGCCTGGGAAGCAGTTTGCTGGGCCGACAAGTTCGCCCCCGAAGCCAAGATCATGATGGTTGACAAAGCTGCCATCGAGCGCGGCGGTGCTGTTGCACAGGGCCTGTCCGCTATCAACACCTACATGGGCAAGAACGACCCGGACGATTACGTCCGCATGGTCCGCACTGACCTCATGGGCCTGGTTCGCGAAGACCTGATCTTCGACCTCGGCCGCCACGTTGACGATTCCGTCCACCACTTCGAAGAGTGGGGACTGCCCGTCTGGTGTAAGGACGAGAACAACAAGAACCTGGACGGCGCCCAGGCTAAGGCTGCTGGCCTGTCCCTGCGCACCGGTGCCACTCCGGTTAACTCCGGCCGTTGGCAGATCATGATCAACGGTGAGTCCTACAAGTGCATCGTGGCAGAAGCTGCCAAGAACGCACTGGGCGAAGAGCGCTACATGGAGCGCATCTTTGTCGTGAAACTGCTCCTCGACGCCAACACCCCCAACCGCATCGCCGGTTGTGTGGCCATGGACGCTCGTGAGAACAAAGTTCACATCTTCAAAGCCAACGCTATCAGCATCGCCTGTGGTGGCGCTGTTAACGTTTACCGCCCCCGCTCCACCGGTGAGGGCATGGGTCGTGCTTGGTACCCCGTCTGGAACGCTGGTACCACCTACACCCTCGTTGCCCAGGCTGGCGGCGAAATGACCATGATGGAAAACCGCTTCGTGCCCGCCCGCTTCAAGGACGGTTACGGCCCGGTTGGTGCTTGGTTCCTGCTCTTCAAGGCCAAAGCCACCAACTACAAAGGCGAGGATTACTGTGAGACCAACCGTGCCATGCTCAAGCCTTACGAAGAGCGCGGATACGCCAAGGGTCACATCATCCCCACCTGCCTGCGTAACCACATGATGCTTCGCGAGATGCGCGAAGGTCGCGGTCCCATCTACATGGACACCAAGACCGCCCTGCAGAAAGCTTTCGAGACCATGACTCCTGCTGAGCAGAAGCACCTCGAAGCCGAAGCATGGGAAGACTTCCTGGACATGTGTGTCGGCCAGGCCAACCTCTGGGCCGCCACCAACTGCGCTCCTGAGGTGCGCGGTTCCGAGATCATGCCCACCGAGCCTTACCTGTTGGGTTCCCACTCCGGTTGCTGCGGCATCTGGTGTTCCGGTCCTGACGAAGAATGGGTTCCCGAAGACTACAAAGTCCGCGCTTCCAACGGCAAGGTCTACAACCGTATGACCACCGTTGAAGGCCTGTGGACCTGCGCTGACGGCGTTGGCGCTTCCGGTCACAAGTTCTCCTCCGGTTCCCATGCTGAAGGCCGCATCGTCGGTAAGCAGATGGTCCGTTGGTACTTGGATCACAAGGACTTCACGCCTACTCTGAAAGAGTCTGCTGAAGACCTGAAGAAAGAGATCTACCGTCCGTTCTACAACTACGAGGCTGGCAAGCACGCTTCCACCGACCCCGTTGTGAACCCCGAGTACATCTCTCCCAAGAACTTCATGATGCGTCTGGTCAAGTGCACCGACGAGTACGGCGGCGGCGTAGGTACCTACTACACCACCTCCAAGGCTCTGTTGGACACCGGCTTCTGGCTCATGGAGATGCTGGAAGAAGACTCCATGAAGCTTGCTGCCCGTGACCTGCACGAGCTGCTCCGCTGCTGGGAGAACTACCACCGCCTGTGGACCGTCCGTCTGCACATGCAGCACATCCAGTTCCGCGAAGAGTCCCGTTACCCCGGTTTCTACTACCGTGGTGACTTCATGGGTCTCGACGATGCCAAATGGCATTGCTTCGTGAACTCGAAGTACGATCCTGAGAAGGGCGAAACCGCCATCTTCAAGAAGCCTTACTACCAGATCATCCCCGACTAG
- a CDS encoding CoB--CoM heterodisulfide reductase iron-sulfur subunit A family protein: MPNTSVLVVGGGFSGITAALEAAEVGHEVFLVEKSPYLGGRVAQLNKYFPKLCPPSCGLEIQFQRIKKNSLVNVFTLAEVVSVTGQKGDYTVKIKIKPRFTAPFAADLSEAADEIGSGSVNEFEFGLAQRKALHKDMPFAYPARYVLEKDELSSSDAEKLAENEFIDLDETEKVIEVNVGAIVMATGWKPYDMTNLTNLGAGLIENCVSNMQMERLASSHGPTNGTISRPSDGKAPKRVAFVQCAGSRDENNLSFCSYICCMASLKQATYVREQLPDTQVTIYYIDLRTPDRYQKFRDRVLSDEGIHAIKGKVADAQKGENGTVVLTVEDAVAGTKSKEEYDLVVLATGMQPTLAGEKLPFDLPLDEEGFIVGGEDNGIFAAGCAKKPLDVMKSAQSGTGAAMKAIETVRGR, translated from the coding sequence ATGCCAAACACCAGCGTGCTCGTTGTCGGTGGCGGTTTCAGCGGCATCACGGCCGCGCTTGAAGCCGCAGAAGTCGGACACGAGGTCTTTCTCGTTGAGAAAAGCCCGTATCTGGGTGGACGGGTGGCTCAGCTGAATAAGTATTTCCCCAAGCTGTGTCCCCCTTCATGCGGTCTGGAAATCCAGTTCCAGCGCATCAAGAAAAATTCTCTCGTCAATGTCTTCACCCTCGCCGAAGTGGTCTCCGTGACCGGGCAAAAAGGTGATTATACCGTTAAAATCAAAATCAAACCCCGCTTTACCGCGCCCTTCGCGGCCGACCTCTCCGAGGCCGCCGATGAAATCGGCAGCGGCAGCGTGAACGAGTTTGAATTCGGCCTGGCTCAGCGCAAGGCTCTTCATAAGGACATGCCCTTCGCATATCCTGCTCGTTACGTCCTGGAAAAGGATGAACTCTCCTCCAGCGATGCCGAAAAGCTCGCGGAAAACGAGTTCATCGATCTGGACGAGACTGAAAAGGTCATCGAGGTCAACGTCGGCGCCATCGTTATGGCTACCGGTTGGAAACCCTACGACATGACCAACCTGACCAATCTGGGCGCAGGCCTCATCGAAAACTGCGTGTCAAACATGCAGATGGAGCGTCTGGCTTCGTCCCACGGTCCCACCAACGGCACCATTTCGCGCCCCTCCGACGGCAAAGCCCCCAAGCGGGTTGCCTTTGTGCAGTGCGCCGGTTCCCGCGATGAGAACAATCTGAGCTTCTGTTCCTACATCTGTTGCATGGCTTCCCTGAAGCAGGCCACCTATGTACGCGAGCAGCTGCCCGACACTCAGGTCACCATCTACTACATCGACCTGCGTACCCCGGACCGTTATCAGAAATTCCGCGATCGCGTGCTTTCCGATGAAGGCATCCACGCCATCAAGGGCAAGGTTGCCGATGCCCAGAAGGGCGAGAACGGCACCGTGGTCCTGACCGTGGAAGATGCCGTGGCCGGTACCAAATCCAAAGAAGAATACGACCTCGTTGTGCTGGCGACCGGAATGCAGCCCACCTTGGCCGGAGAGAAGCTGCCCTTCGACCTCCCGCTGGACGAAGAAGGCTTTATCGTTGGCGGCGAGGACAACGGCATTTTCGCCGCTGGCTGTGCCAAAAAGCCTCTTGATGTTATGAAATCCGCTCAATCGGGCACCGGCGCCGCGATGAAGGCGATTGAAACGGTGAGAGGGAGGTAG